One Entelurus aequoreus isolate RoL-2023_Sb linkage group LG09, RoL_Eaeq_v1.1, whole genome shotgun sequence genomic window carries:
- the LOC133656742 gene encoding synuclein-like, protein MDALKKGFSMAKGGVVAAAEKTKAGVEEAAVKTKEGVMFVGNKTMEGVVTGVNTVAQKTGEQANVVADTAVSGANEVAQATVDSVENAALASGFVTVTHVPKAEAGEKESEQAAQ, encoded by the exons ATGGACGCCCTGAAGAAAGGTTTCTCCATGGCCAAGGGTGGCGTGGTGGCGGCGGCAGAGAAGACCAAAGCTGGCGTGGAGGAGGCGGCCGTCAAGACCAAGGAGGGTGTCATGTTTGTCG GAAACAAGACCATGGAGGGCGTGGTGACTGGCGTGAACACCG TGGCCCAGAAGACGGGCGAACAAGCCAACGTGGTCGCGGACACGGCAGTTTCAGGGGCCAACGAGGTCGCTCAGGCCACCGTAGATTCTGTGGAGAACGCCGCCTTGGCCAGTGGATTTGTCACCGtg ACTCATGTTCCAAAAGCAGAAGCTGGAGAAAAAGAGAGTGAACAAGCTGCTCAGTAG